One window of Phoenix dactylifera cultivar Barhee BC4 chromosome 5, palm_55x_up_171113_PBpolish2nd_filt_p, whole genome shotgun sequence genomic DNA carries:
- the LOC103710364 gene encoding AT-rich interactive domain-containing protein 2-like — MAGWSLSSESLSLDVVEILRKLQSVGFCRHLDFPVKELSREKRGTLFYQMLSVFLKEIYRRCEIRPLPATLGDGRPVDLFELFSVVHEKGGYRSVTKSQQWAAVSEAIGLDPRVVSLLKLIYIKYLDALDQWIWIVSEKNSVKKSKAMVRGLLCEVPDQKEEFLSAPPSNSKKDQFLTPARGNECRVLLGGSVCDNGGMLVEDMGVVNGRFSHLKRKRETLVGMLNWLKKLAKDPGDPSIEKLFLKDRAKSKEAHALNKLYAQVLLARQAMFIKKIRCMSSNGPLMQKGQKVHPSFYEDSIDDNSQSREKINCSQRLQAVNKQYTPGFSSDTSTNPDDDMDEKGFVAVGGENNDIKRRLRNPSLMLDAIADLLSIDRLQKQRVPVDPSFQANVPDWTGKPYETSCDPETLKWLGTRIWPPENQERRLSFSQNPIGEGRKDTCLCERPGSVECVRFHVAEKRLQLKCELGPVFYAWRFNRMGEEVSLSWTEEEERKFKDIVRLNPLCLAKNFWDQLYRCFPFKGRKNLVSYYFNVFLLGRRSYQNRMTPNSIDSDNEETEIGLLSNRFGHDAVKVRYPESIVCSLNAQCVDLDDDMDAN, encoded by the exons TCGTGGAGATCCTCCGCAAGCTCCAGAGCGTCGGCTTCTGCAGGCATCTCGATTTCCCCGTGAAAGAGCTTAGCAGGGAGAAGCGCGGCACCCTCTTCTATCAGATGCTATCTGTTTTCTTGAAGGAGATCTACCGGAGGTGCGAGATCCGGCCGCTGCCGGCGACGCTCGGAGATGGACGGCCGGTGGATTTGTTCGAGCTCTTTTCGGTTGTGCACGAGAAGGGCGGATACAGATCGGTGACGAAGAGTCAGCAGTGGGCAGCGGTGTCGGAGGCGATCGGGTTGGACCCCAGAGTTGTCTCTTTGTTGAAGTTGATCTATATCAAGTATCTTGATGCTCTAGACCAGTGGAtttggatagtttcagagaagAATTCAGTGAAGAAATCGAAGGCCATGGTCAGAGGTCTTCTGTGTGAAGTTCCTGATCAGAAGGAAGAATTTCTCTCTGCGCCACCTTCAAATTCGAAGAAAGATCAGTTCTTGACACCAGCTAGAGGGAACGAGTGCAGAGTGCTGCTTGGTGGTAGTGTGTGTGATAATGGTGGTATGTTGGTTGAGGACATGGGTGTAGTGAATGGTAGGTTCTCTCATCTTAAACGGAAGCGGGAGACTCTTGTGGGGATGCTGAACTGGTTGAAAAAGTTGGCAAAAGATCCTGGCGATCCTTCAATAGAAAAGTTATTCTTGAAGGATCGTGCAAAAAGTAAGGAAGCTCATGCATTGAATAAACTATATGCACAGGTGCTTCTGGCCAGGCAGGCAATGTTTATCAAAAAGATCCGGTGCATGAGCTCTAATGGTCCTCTCATGCAG AAAGGGCAGAAGGTACATCCTTCCTTTTATGAGGATTCTATTGATGACAATTCCCAGAGCAGAGAGAAAATAAACTGCAGCCAGAGGCTTCAAGCTGTAAACAAGCAATATACTCCAGGCTTTTCTTCTGACACATCCACAAATCCTGACGATGACATGGATGAGAAGGGTTTTGTGGCTGTAGGAGGGGAGAATAATGATATCAAACGAAGACTTCGAAATCCCAGCTTGATGCTTGACGCAATAGCTGACTTGCTATCCATAGACCGACTACAGAAGCAGCGGGTCCCTGTAGACCCGTCCTTTCAAGCAAATGTGCCAGATTGGACTGGCAAGCCTTATGAAACTTCTTGTGATCCTGAGACCTTGAAATGGTTGGGGACACGGATCTGGCCTCCAGAAAATCAAGAGAGGAGGTTGTCATTCAGCCAAAATCCTAttggagaaggaaggaaagatacTTGTCTTTGTGAACGTCCAGGTTCTGTAGAGTGCGTCAGATTTCACGTGGCAGAGAAAAGACTCCAATTGAAATGTGAGTTGGGTCCAGTTTTCTATGCTTGGAGATTcaatcgcatgggtgaggaagTTTCACTTTCATGGACagaggaagaggaaaggaagtTCAAAGACATTGTGCGCCTGAATCCACTGTGTCTGGCAAAGAATTTTTGGGACCAGCTTTATCGATGTTTTCCATTTAAGGGGAGGAAAAATCTAGTGAGctattatttcaatgtgtttctTCTTGGACGTAGGAGTTACCAGAACAGAATGACTCCAAACAGCATTGACAGTGACAATGAGGAGACAGAGATTGGCCTTTTAAGCAATCGTTTTGGCCATGATGCAGTCAAGGTTCGTTATCCTGAGTCTATTGTCTGCAGTCTTAATGCACAGTGTGTGGATTTGGATGATGATATGGATGCGAATTAG